In Mytilus edulis chromosome 3, xbMytEdul2.2, whole genome shotgun sequence, the genomic window tcattttttttaataatacttGCTGAAACACAACTCATCATTATCAAGCTGCAGGTCAAATATAAAACCATTCTCTTCAATAGAAGCCAAGAAAACGTCAGACTTCTACTCAAAGACGGACGGATTGAACCCAGCAGTTACTGGACCTGCTGTCGTCATAGGCGACGAAGCTAGAAATGGTTCTACTGAACAAGTAAAGGTGGTAACGTTAAATAATCACATTCCAAGATTAAATGTTTGGTTAAAAGAGGTTAACCATGAAGTAATGTTCTTGTCAGCAAATGTTAATGGTCTTCCGTATCTTAAATGAACAGAATAAATATTGTGTACAattttatttaatcttttttaattgaacattctaaatacaaaaatacaaattatatacaAACAATAAATTACCGGAATAACAATAATCTCATGAGTCTTgacaatgacaaaataaaaatgttttttttatatatatattaacacctactggcatgtataaaaatatgtctttcactacgaaatataaacaaaagaagatgtggtaaccGGTCTGTTTAACCATTGGTATGCAAAACGTGATGTGTCCTCTTGTATTTACTATtcataatacataaattaaagaATATTGGTTATTGCTACTTTTCAACTAAACTtagtgattttaaaaacaaatttatgaaTCAAAGAAAGATTTCTTGGGTAAATAActaaatcaaatataattatttgaaatagacaaaaaaaagtaTGTTCGTCAAGATGCAGTGCGCTCTATCATCAAACAGATCTTTCGTGCAtttctaaatattgttttaaaactgGAGATGTGTGAAATTATGTTCTAAATTTAGAGCACTGAATCATTTCCATAAGAAagatcattgaaataaaataattaatttttttctttaaggtcTACAACAATTGGATATTTCGATAATGCttaaatgagaaaaaatattttcacataacaCAACCTTAATGCTGTTTTATTTTAGCACCATAATAATCAATATCTGTTTATACTTCCGTGTAATTAGGAGATGATCCGTGTAGTAGTTGATATCTCTCTACACTATTCTGTTTTCGTTTTTGTTTCAGGTAATAAactgaaagtgaaactacaatcaTAATGCACAAAGCACCTATAACAATCCCGGCAACTGATGTGCTACTAAATTGATGAGTTCTAGCATTTGCATCTGGCTGTCTGTTTTCTTGTCTGGTCTGTTGACGATAAGAACCAACTCCTTCTACTCGTTTACTATTTTTCTTTGTATAAAAATATGGTTCTTCCTGAAGCAAGAGAAAAAACGAATTCACCACTTTTTAAGGATTTCCAAATTACCTTCGTAAGATGACAAAAATCGCAATACCTTTATAATTACCGTAGTTGAAATTTGAATTACTGAAtatgttaaaagtaaaaaaaaacaaatataccgaaaattcaaaacggcaagtcccttatcaaatttaTGAGTTGGCACATGCATTtccttgtgaagaaaaaaataggTTAAAGCTTGTTTTATAGGTAGCTGAACCTCTCAATCATACTCGTGGCCATGGAGGCttggggggttcggacgaaccctcACCCTCAAAACAAATAAGTACTttttaaagtcaacgttctgttcgaattgGGACTGTTAAAGTCCAGTTCGCATATCCAAATACTACCCCCTTTTTTTTCTCCCTTTGAAAAAATCCTGGCTACGGGCCTATCTATTGTACGGCAATCACATAACTTCAAACTTGAACAGGACTAGTATGTGGCAATTGATGAACGATACcataatatctttattttcatagTGTCAACATTATAATTATGAGATTAATACACTTACAGTATCAGGACATTCTGATGGTTCTCCTGGTCTCCAGTATGTTCTCTTTTGACCTACTGGTTCaatcttgtttttaaaaaaagaagaaaagatggAATACATACAAGATAGCAGAATCAAAATATCAGATAGAAGGAAAATCTTTAGAAAttaatttagtttattttttgtGCCCATTTCAGATACTCAAATCAAACGAACAAAATATGGTTAAAATACTACTAGTATTTAAGAAATAAACAGTAATCTATAGGTCttcatttctatgtcatttggtctcgggTGGaacgttgtctgattggcaaCCACACCACAATTTCTTACTTTTTTTCTTACAGAGTACTTAACTGTAGAGAAGTTTTGGTTAAGTATCAACTGTTCATATATCCTTACTATGTTGCTACTTAAACGTTTCAGGTATGTTTCTAATCAATATCAAACTTAGCTGAATATGCTCGCTACCCTGTTATATCAAATAAACTGTATATGAATCAATAACAACTCTACATAAACAtgtattgaaaaaacaaaatatcgAATTCTAAAGAAAATACAAAGGGAAAGTCCATGAATAATAGCAatagtagtatatcgctgtttaatagtcataaatcgagttaactaaaaacaaatccaggtcataaaccaaaaccgagagaaacacatcaactataaaaggaaaacaacagaacaacagtaACACTGAACACTTACAAAAGCAAACAACAACATACATGGAAACAGACTTCAAACCCTGAATAAACAAGACGCTCAGTTATATCTACCAACGATACGACTAGAAAACAATATTCCCCCACTTCGAGAAGTCATTTACGAAAACAATTGGCTTAACCAAGCTTCATGACTAGCTTACCATCAAAGAGTGTTTGGTCTTGACTATATTCTTATAAAATTTAATTCAGtgaatattcatttaaaattatcaaaatatatattcaatattgcgAAAAAccttaaataaagacaacagtagtacactgctgttcaatagtcataaatcgattcaactgaaacaaatccgggtcacaaaccaaaccTGAGGTAAATACATCACTCATAAAAGgcaaacaacggaacaacagaaacaatgaactGCTAGCTATAAAAACAAACGCGCCACCATAAAAAGAAACGGACTATTTGCTAACatctgacatattcctgactttgttcattacattttaagaaaaatggagGGTTGAACCTGGAAAtatggctagcaaaacctctcgCTTGTTGCGATGTTACAAATACCGCAAAACTGGCAACATAACGTGACAGATACAAATGAATGCATGAAAACACAAGAATAAGGTGCATGTATCGGAATGTTTATGTTAACAGTATTGGTGTAGATATTACACTTTGTCAAACAATCTTACTTGCTTTAATGGAATCAAAATAAGCAGAAGTAATCTAAATGTAATAGGTCTTACCATGTTATCCCAAAGTGCACTAGCTGCAACTTCTTGCCCAAGCTCACTAAAGTGAAAACAATCCGGTGCAAAGTAATCCAAATCAGTAGAATTGTCATCctgaaaaaagaaacatagaTACTTCATTAGATAACGTATAACAAAgcatttgacaaaaaaatctttagaaAACATTAAGTTTACTTTATATTGGTTtgattattataattattgttaTGTCCCTGTTAGTCATATAACTGTTCACTTCATGTTCCTAATTAAGGAAATTGGTACTATTTCACGAAAAGCTCCTAGAAAGTACACAATTTACAAAGTgatttacttaaactaaacatAAGTACGGCAATCAAAATCATAATCCCCATATCTTTGTTGAGTTTATATGACTTTGTCAATACTTACATTTACTGGTATTTTTGTTTCAGAAAGGAATGGTTGATTGACCACAGTGAAATCATCTCTGGTATCATAACGTCCAGAGTCTACCAAATCCTCTAAACCATTCTGGTATTGAATAACTAAAGCTTTCAGTTCATCTTTATTATCTCCAGGAAAAGCACCACATCTACATGTAAAGCTggagaaaataaaaaatgtaagttggataatttttgttaaaaaataatgaattacGTTTGCATCCCCTTCTGACCAATTTTACAATTgacatgaaaagtaaaatcacaaacatactggaCTCTAAAGAAaaccaaaacggaaagtccgttatcaaatggcaaagtcaaaagctcaaatacatcaaaaggacgaataacaactgtcatattcctgacttggtacatacatcatttttttattttagcctaTTAAGTTGATCCATAAGGTCAGATTTTCACTTTTACAAAATGAAAGTTATTAGTGACTTACTACATAACGTAACATGTGTATTTAAGTATCATGAGATggaatagaaaaataataaaagcacTAAAGTTCCAGTTAATATTTAATTAGAGGCAGCAATAGTTTACCAATGTAAAAATTCTGTATACAAAATATCCAAATGAAGGTAAAGAAAAACACGAGGATATCCAATAAACTCAAAAACGGAGCGTATTCTTCTGTGTCCTCTTTGTGTTTTTCTTATTGTTATAATCCGAattgtttgtatatttatgttCTCAATTTCTGTAATTCGAAAATTAATCGATGAGCCTTaaggaaaacaagaatgtgtccaaattacacagatgccccactcgcattatcattttccatgttcaatggaccgtgaaattgggtaaaaaatctaatttggccttagaAGTAAAAAGATCAGCCAGacgggaacatgtgtactaagtttcaagttgattggactttaacttctttgaaaactaccttgaccaaaaacgttaacctgaaactcacacttttaatttctatgttcagtggaccatgaaaatggggtcaaaagattaattttgttttaaaataagaaagatcatatcatactttggccttaaaagtaaaaagatcaaccagaagggaacatgtgtactaagtttcaagttgattggactttaacttctttgaaaactaccttgaccaaaaacgttaacctgaaactcacacttttaatttctatgttcagtggaccatgaaaatggggtcaaaagattaattttgttttaaaataagaaagatcatatcatactttggccttaaaagtaaaaagatcaaccagaagggaacatgtgtactaagtttcaagttgattggaacttctttgaaaactaccttgaccaaaaacgttaacctgaaactcacacttttaatttctatgttcagtggaccatgaaaatggggtcaaaagattaattttgttttaaaataagaaagatcatatcatactttggccttaaaagtaaaaagatcaaccagaagggaacatgtgtactaagtttcaagttgattggactttagcttcttcaaaaactaccttgaccaaaaacattaacctgaaattggacggacggacgaagagacgcacagacggaaggacgcacagaccagaaaacctaatgcccctctactaccgtaggtggggcataaaaatctatgCTGCGATAGTGCATACTAGATattgcatatatttttatatttctattactAATTGTGCGCAATTATGACCAGTTCTGTAATATCAAACAGACATTTCTTTTCCTTCTTTTACCTCAATACCCTCATTTATTCTTCCAGACATACTTACTAATGAAGTGTATCACAAACCAAGTTTTCATTTAGTAATGGTACATTGCCAATATCTAAAACTTCCACCACATTAACAAAAGCTTTCGGTACCTCTTTGTGGAAGATATCCAATGC contains:
- the LOC139516585 gene encoding phospholipase B1, membrane-associated-like, which encodes MEPLRYFCCFILVFTTVNALKFKEYKHFLEEQSRNQTFLKLFDQHIKKFNKAKSKSVQFPCEGFRLNKNATNVHELTPADISVVAAIGDSITAGTGITAKTPIGLLRQDRGLSWSVGGDGNVDEHITLANMLKRYNPNLVGFSVGSGDFESENAHLNVADPGNEARNMPFQARLLVDRMKSGKEGVDFVNDWKVITMFIGGNDLCDYCGDRPEYTVEKYIGYITEALDIFHKEVPKAFVNVVEVLDIGNVPLLNENLVCDTLHYFTCRCGAFPGDNKDELKALVIQYQNGLEDLVDSGRYDTRDDFTVVNQPFLSETKIPVNDDNSTDLDYFAPDCFHFSELGQEVAASALWDNMIEPVGQKRTYWRPGEPSECPDTEEPYFYTKKNSKRVEGVGSYRQQTRQENRQPDANARTHQFSSTSVAGIVIGALCIMIVVSLSVYYLKQKRKQNSVERYQLLHGSSPNYTEV